In Streptomyces sp. RFCAC02, the following proteins share a genomic window:
- a CDS encoding DoxX family membrane protein, with translation MNCADRRDLGLLLLRMGTGGVLAAHGTQKLFGWFGGGGIEGTGQFMDSLGFKPGRASALATGLAEAGGGVLLALGLATPAAGSAAAGAMTGAAAVHVPDGFFAQSGGYEYPAFLGMASAGLAVAGPGALSFDHALGHTLNRNWMVPAALAATAAVTTMVVGMRNKRLRNAQDTEA, from the coding sequence ATGAACTGTGCCGATCGCCGTGACCTGGGCCTGCTGCTCCTGCGCATGGGGACGGGGGGTGTGCTGGCCGCGCACGGCACGCAGAAGCTCTTCGGATGGTTCGGCGGGGGCGGCATCGAGGGCACCGGGCAGTTCATGGACTCGCTCGGCTTCAAGCCCGGCCGGGCGAGCGCGCTGGCCACGGGCCTGGCCGAGGCCGGCGGCGGTGTGCTCCTCGCCCTCGGCCTCGCGACCCCGGCCGCCGGTTCCGCCGCCGCCGGGGCGATGACGGGCGCGGCGGCCGTGCACGTGCCGGACGGCTTCTTCGCGCAGAGCGGCGGCTACGAGTACCCCGCGTTCCTCGGCATGGCGTCCGCCGGCCTCGCCGTCGCGGGTCCCGGCGCCCTGTCCTTCGACCACGCGCTCGGCCACACGCTGAACCGCAACTGGATGGTCCCGGCGGCACTGGCGGCGACGGCCGCCGTGACGACGATGGTCGTGGGCATGCGGAACAAACGGCTGCGGAACGCCCAGGACACCGAAGCCTGA
- a CDS encoding Bcr/CflA family multidrug efflux MFS transporter encodes MNQSGHQPAAAVPDIPLDTPLDAPPDPTVGTPLATASPRPAPAGTGAPQLSRRQRAGLLLTLILGSLSALPPLSLDTYLPALPEVGDALGTSASTVQLTLTACLLGLGLGQLVAGPMSDQLGRRWPLLCGMSGYVVASAACAFAPNVETLTVFRFIQGLAGSAGIVIARAVVRDLFSGVAMARFFSSLMLVSGLAPILAPVFGGQLMRFTDWRGIFVILAAIGVVLVVAVARWLPETLPRERRDSGGVRPALRSMGGLFRDRVFTGHLLVGGLTFATLFAYVSASPFVVQEIYGASPQTFSMLFMANSISMVVMSQVNGKILVGRVPTHRVMTVGLVLIVADSVALLLMTTGVFGDVGLFPISAGLFVLMGSMPLVLPNANSEGLERAPHAAGAASALLGASSFFVGAVASPLVGIAGEHTAVPMAVVQLSAVSLAALCFAVLVRPWRAAAR; translated from the coding sequence ATGAACCAGTCCGGCCACCAACCCGCGGCCGCCGTCCCCGACATCCCGCTCGACACACCCCTCGACGCACCGCCCGACCCGACGGTCGGCACCCCGCTCGCCACCGCGAGCCCCCGGCCCGCACCGGCCGGCACCGGAGCACCGCAGCTCTCCCGCCGGCAGCGGGCCGGACTGCTGCTCACCCTCATCCTCGGCAGCCTCTCCGCGCTGCCGCCCCTGTCCCTGGACACCTACCTCCCCGCCCTCCCCGAGGTCGGCGACGCCCTCGGCACCAGCGCGTCCACCGTCCAGCTCACCCTGACGGCCTGCCTCCTCGGCCTCGGCCTCGGCCAGTTGGTCGCCGGCCCGATGAGCGACCAGCTCGGCCGCCGCTGGCCGCTGCTGTGCGGCATGAGCGGTTACGTCGTCGCGTCCGCCGCCTGCGCCTTCGCGCCCAACGTGGAGACCCTGACCGTCTTCCGCTTCATCCAGGGTCTCGCCGGCTCGGCGGGCATCGTCATCGCCCGCGCCGTGGTGCGCGACCTGTTCAGCGGTGTCGCGATGGCCCGCTTCTTCTCCTCGCTGATGCTCGTCTCCGGTCTCGCGCCCATCCTGGCGCCCGTGTTCGGCGGCCAGCTCATGCGTTTCACCGACTGGCGCGGCATCTTCGTGATCCTGGCCGCCATCGGCGTCGTCCTCGTCGTGGCGGTCGCGCGCTGGCTCCCGGAGACCCTGCCGCGGGAGCGCCGCGACTCCGGCGGTGTGCGGCCCGCGCTGCGCTCGATGGGCGGCCTGTTCCGCGACCGGGTGTTCACCGGCCACCTCCTCGTGGGCGGCCTGACATTCGCGACACTCTTCGCATATGTGTCCGCATCGCCGTTCGTCGTCCAGGAAATTTACGGCGCGTCGCCGCAGACGTTCAGCATGCTGTTCATGGCCAACTCGATCTCCATGGTCGTGATGAGCCAGGTCAACGGAAAGATCCTCGTCGGCCGGGTGCCGACGCACCGCGTGATGACCGTCGGCCTCGTCCTCATCGTCGCCGACAGCGTGGCCCTGCTGCTCATGACCACCGGCGTCTTCGGCGACGTCGGCCTCTTCCCGATCTCGGCCGGACTGTTCGTCCTGATGGGCTCCATGCCCCTCGTCCTGCCGAACGCCAACTCCGAGGGCCTCGAACGCGCGCCCCACGCGGCCGGCGCCGCGTCCGCGCTGCTGGGCGCGTCGTCCTTCTTCGTCGGCGCCGTCGCCTCGCCGCTCGTCGGTATCGCGGGCGAGCACACCGCCGTGCCGATGGCCGTGGTCCAGCTCAGCGCCGTGTCCCTGGCGGCCCTGTGCTTCGCCGTCCTGGTCCGCCCCTGGCGGGCCGCCGCACGGTGA
- a CDS encoding bifunctional DNA primase/polymerase, translating into MERESHESRIPRWLRRGARGAAAGAAAAAAREDLLLAAAAAGFPVAPAAHPQGYGCSCERIGCPTPARHPVSLAWQTQATTDRDTVLHWLRADPLANFITATGAAHDVLDVPAPAGYAALARLTDAGVPVGPVAVADPDRVLFFTATRGTPDDEDEWWPCELDCHPETMDEHPGLRWHCRGSYVLLPPSRVPPGGTGSVRWLHGPEHPLPEPLTLLEALTDACAAHLASEPEQAPAWP; encoded by the coding sequence ATGGAACGCGAGAGCCACGAGAGCAGAATCCCCCGCTGGCTGCGCCGGGGTGCCAGGGGCGCGGCGGCCGGCGCCGCTGCCGCCGCGGCACGGGAGGACCTGCTGCTCGCGGCGGCGGCCGCCGGATTCCCGGTGGCGCCCGCGGCCCACCCCCAGGGGTACGGCTGTTCCTGCGAACGGATCGGCTGTCCCACGCCCGCGCGGCACCCCGTCTCCCTCGCCTGGCAGACACAGGCGACCACCGACCGCGACACCGTCCTCCACTGGCTGCGCGCCGACCCCCTGGCGAACTTCATCACCGCCACCGGCGCCGCCCACGACGTCCTGGACGTCCCCGCGCCCGCCGGGTACGCGGCGCTCGCCCGCCTCACCGACGCCGGGGTCCCGGTCGGCCCGGTCGCCGTCGCCGACCCGGACCGCGTCCTGTTCTTCACCGCCACCCGCGGCACCCCGGACGACGAGGACGAGTGGTGGCCCTGCGAGCTGGACTGCCACCCCGAGACCATGGACGAGCACCCGGGGCTGCGGTGGCACTGCCGCGGCAGCTACGTCCTCCTGCCGCCGTCCCGTGTGCCCCCGGGCGGCACCGGCAGCGTCCGCTGGCTCCACGGCCCCGAGCACCCGCTCCCCGAGCCGCTGACCCTGCTGGAGGCCCTCACCGACGCCTGCGCCGCCCACCTCGCGAGCGAGCCCGAGCAGGCCCCCGCCTGGCCCTGA
- a CDS encoding YihY/virulence factor BrkB family protein, with the protein MSVTPSPIPPPPPAGPPATAPAEPPAPRATASGGRWATALRRTPVSLWRDDIDHWAAALTYYSVLAVFPALFVALSILGLADPGSAEELIGQVSALVPADSRGEVWSALHDLAQQRSAAWLLVAVGGFSALLSGYNYLSIFRRVQHAMHGVRDPRSPWRAIPRTTLSALGLLGLLVGSATVLIMTGGVVRTVGRWLGFDEAGTAAWSVMKWPLLVLLVTGLVLVLFRNGPKDPGVPAHGMLGGALAVGLWLVASAGFALYASHVGTYNRLYGSLAGIVVFLVWLWVCNLSLLTGAQFNAELARLNRARASYDARRAADAA; encoded by the coding sequence GTGAGCGTCACACCCTCCCCCATCCCGCCGCCGCCACCGGCCGGCCCCCCGGCGACCGCGCCGGCGGAGCCACCGGCCCCCCGGGCGACCGCGTCGGGCGGGCGGTGGGCCACGGCGCTGCGCCGCACCCCCGTCTCCCTGTGGCGCGACGACATCGACCACTGGGCCGCCGCGCTCACGTACTACTCCGTCCTCGCCGTCTTCCCGGCCCTCTTCGTCGCCCTGTCGATCCTCGGCCTCGCCGACCCCGGCTCGGCCGAGGAGCTGATCGGGCAGGTCAGCGCCCTCGTCCCGGCCGACTCGCGCGGCGAGGTCTGGTCCGCCCTGCACGACCTCGCGCAGCAGCGGTCGGCCGCCTGGCTGCTGGTGGCGGTCGGCGGCTTCAGCGCCCTGCTGTCCGGCTACAACTACCTGAGCATCTTCCGGCGCGTGCAGCACGCCATGCACGGCGTGCGCGACCCCCGCTCGCCGTGGCGCGCGATCCCCCGCACGACGCTGTCGGCGCTCGGCCTGCTCGGGCTCCTGGTGGGCAGCGCCACCGTGCTGATCATGACGGGCGGCGTCGTGCGGACGGTCGGCCGCTGGCTCGGTTTCGACGAGGCGGGGACGGCTGCCTGGTCGGTGATGAAGTGGCCCCTGCTGGTGCTGCTGGTAACGGGCCTGGTGCTCGTGCTGTTCCGCAACGGGCCGAAGGACCCCGGCGTCCCGGCGCACGGCATGCTGGGCGGCGCGCTGGCCGTGGGCCTGTGGCTGGTCGCGTCGGCCGGGTTCGCCCTGTACGCGTCGCACGTCGGCACGTACAACCGGCTGTACGGCTCGCTGGCGGGGATCGTGGTGTTCCTCGTGTGGCTGTGGGTGTGCAACCTGAGCCTGCTGACGGGCGCCCAGTTCAACGCCGAACTGGCCCGCCTGAACCGCGCGCGGGCCTCGTACGACGCCCGGCGCGCGGCGGACGCGGCCTGA
- a CDS encoding ABC transporter substrate-binding protein: protein MSSTVRRLAALPAAFLAASLLLTACGGDDEEDNAGGSSDDAGSSSSETRTLTGADGTEVEIPSDPQRVVTLSEPTLDAALALGVTPVGTSAGRGQEGASAYLAEAGGADIPVVATTAEPDLEAIAELAPDLILVDETVGAKTMAEQLGGIAPTFFASTQQDGWRDAFTTAADALNRTDEADQVLADLDAGIEEVAGQLGDNAGAVTSVIRWQEGAPSVVGQGEGHVGSVLAALGLTRPESQQSAVQEHSEPVSLEEIELIDGDWLFFGTLGTVEDGGTALAEAMDTSGFADLDAVTSDHVVVVDGSAWNSSGGPLAAQIVLDDVAEAMAGTPAE, encoded by the coding sequence ATGTCCAGCACCGTCCGCCGTCTCGCCGCCCTCCCGGCCGCGTTCCTCGCCGCCTCGCTCCTGCTCACCGCGTGCGGGGGCGACGACGAGGAGGACAACGCGGGCGGCTCGTCCGACGACGCCGGCTCGTCGTCATCCGAGACCCGCACCCTCACCGGCGCGGACGGCACCGAGGTCGAGATCCCGTCCGACCCGCAGCGCGTCGTGACGCTCAGCGAGCCGACCCTCGACGCCGCCCTCGCGCTCGGTGTCACCCCGGTCGGCACCAGCGCGGGCCGTGGCCAGGAGGGCGCCTCCGCGTACCTCGCCGAGGCGGGCGGCGCCGACATACCGGTCGTCGCCACCACGGCGGAGCCCGACCTGGAGGCGATCGCCGAGCTGGCCCCCGACCTGATCCTGGTGGACGAGACGGTGGGCGCCAAGACGATGGCCGAACAGCTGGGCGGCATCGCGCCGACGTTCTTCGCCAGCACGCAGCAGGACGGCTGGCGCGACGCCTTCACGACGGCCGCCGACGCCCTGAACCGCACCGACGAGGCGGACCAGGTCCTCGCGGACCTCGACGCCGGCATCGAGGAGGTCGCCGGGCAGCTCGGCGACAACGCGGGCGCCGTCACCAGCGTCATCCGCTGGCAGGAGGGCGCCCCGAGCGTCGTCGGCCAGGGCGAGGGTCACGTGGGGAGCGTCCTCGCGGCGCTCGGCCTGACACGCCCCGAGTCGCAGCAGAGCGCGGTGCAGGAGCACAGCGAGCCGGTCAGCCTGGAGGAGATCGAACTGATCGACGGCGACTGGCTGTTCTTCGGCACGCTCGGCACCGTGGAGGACGGCGGGACGGCGCTGGCCGAGGCGATGGACACCTCCGGCTTCGCCGACCTGGACGCGGTGACGTCCGACCACGTGGTCGTCGTCGACGGCTCGGCCTGGAACAGCTCCGGCGGCCCGCTGGCGGCACAGATCGTCCTCGACGACGTGGCCGAGGCGATGGCGGGCACCCCCGCCGAGTGA
- a CDS encoding UDP-N-acetylglucosamine--N-acetylmuramyl-(pentapeptide) pyrophosphoryl-undecaprenol N-acetylglucosamine transferase, translating to MTHPVSPPSSTFRLIVTGGGTGGHTYPALTTVRALRARLTAGGRALDVLWIGTADGLEARVAPAEGIAFTTVATGKIRRHANPVKMLGPANVRDMARVPLGVAQARKAISAFRPDVVLATGGYVAVPAGLAARLCKRPLVLHEQTVRLGLANRKLAGSAARIAVSSESTLPLLPEAVRSAAVVTGNPVRPEILTGHADRAVTALGLAGFDRRLPTLYVTGGAQGAQQINRVVADALPWLLERCNVVHQCGPANVEALRAGAAALPPGLAGRYHLTGFVGPELPDVLALADVVVSRSGAGTLAELTALGRPAVFVPLASSAGNEQAHNARHLEAAGAAVALEGDVTADRLRDALGPLLTDPARRAAMADAARTHGRPDAADRLVDVLLSAASER from the coding sequence GTGACCCACCCCGTTTCGCCTCCGTCGAGCACCTTCCGCCTCATCGTCACGGGAGGAGGTACCGGCGGGCACACCTATCCCGCACTCACCACGGTCCGCGCGTTGCGTGCCCGGCTGACGGCCGGCGGACGTGCGCTCGACGTCCTGTGGATCGGCACCGCCGACGGTCTTGAGGCCCGGGTCGCGCCCGCCGAGGGCATCGCGTTCACGACGGTCGCCACGGGCAAGATCCGCCGTCACGCGAACCCGGTGAAGATGCTCGGCCCTGCCAACGTCAGGGACATGGCCCGGGTGCCCCTCGGCGTCGCCCAGGCACGGAAGGCGATCAGCGCTTTCCGGCCGGACGTCGTACTGGCGACCGGCGGGTACGTCGCCGTCCCGGCGGGCCTCGCCGCGCGGTTGTGCAAGCGCCCGCTGGTGCTGCACGAACAGACGGTGCGGCTCGGGCTGGCGAACCGGAAACTGGCCGGGTCCGCGGCCCGGATCGCGGTCTCCTCGGAGTCGACGCTGCCCCTGCTCCCCGAGGCCGTACGGTCCGCCGCGGTCGTCACGGGCAACCCGGTGCGGCCGGAGATCCTTACCGGCCACGCCGACCGGGCCGTCACCGCGCTCGGCCTCGCCGGCTTCGACCGGCGACTCCCCACGCTCTACGTCACCGGCGGCGCCCAGGGCGCACAGCAGATCAACCGTGTCGTCGCCGACGCCCTCCCCTGGCTGCTGGAGCGCTGCAACGTGGTGCACCAGTGCGGACCGGCCAACGTCGAGGCGCTGCGCGCGGGCGCGGCGGCGCTCCCGCCGGGGCTCGCCGGCCGGTACCACCTCACCGGCTTCGTCGGCCCGGAACTCCCCGATGTCCTGGCGCTCGCGGACGTCGTCGTCTCCCGGAGCGGCGCGGGCACCCTCGCGGAACTCACCGCCCTCGGCAGGCCGGCCGTGTTCGTGCCGCTCGCCTCCTCGGCGGGGAACGAGCAGGCGCACAACGCGCGGCACCTGGAGGCGGCGGGCGCGGCCGTCGCCCTCGAGGGTGACGTCACGGCGGACCGGCTGCGGGACGCCCTCGGGCCGCTCCTCACCGATCCGGCGCGGCGCGCGGCGATGGCGGACGCGGCCAGGACGCACGGACGCCCGGACGCGGCGGACAGGCTCGTGGACGTGCTCCTGTCCGCCGCGTCCGAGCGGTGA